One window of the Dermacentor andersoni chromosome 10, qqDerAnde1_hic_scaffold, whole genome shotgun sequence genome contains the following:
- the LOC140213738 gene encoding uncharacterized protein → MKSTGGGLLGGAKGRVLALLGPASTVPARPAPFVSSHCESDSQQPHTSAMTEVSQPGDTSVSAASAPQQQPPSASTGVTGRRCTASRPPRATSRGRLLQQAVGDTAKRVTLAAARNELAEKLLEESRKVRWQC, encoded by the exons ATGAA GTCTACCGGCGGTGGACTTCTTGGGGGCGCCAAGGGCCGAGTGCTCGCCCTACTCGGCCCTGCAAGCACCGTACCGGCGCGGCCTGCGCCCTTCGTGAGCAGCCACTGCGAA AGCGACTCCCAGCAACCACACACCTCAGCTATGACTGAGGTGTCACAGCCAGGCGACACCTCAGTCTCTGCAGCCTCAGCACCTCAGCAGCAACCACCATCTGCGAGCACCGGCGTTACAGGAAGAAGGTGTACTGCCAGCC GGCCTCCAAGAGCTACATCAAGAGGCCGCTTGCTGCAGCAGGCTGTGGGGGACACCGCGAAAAGGGTCACCCTCGCAGCTGCACGAAATGAGCTAGCCGAAAAATTATTGGAGGAGTCCCGCAAGGTGAGATGGCAGTGCTGA